One Mus musculus strain C57BL/6J chromosome X, GRCm38.p6 C57BL/6J DNA window includes the following coding sequences:
- the Gm14590 gene encoding predicted gene 14590, giving the protein MALKKLWAIPKDGYLLLLDYDDEDDDINFLEEAHSEENVSFSEEWQRFASSVETPIENRNLLSGEQQDGNASKLDLMEEQNPVTHDDENEIPEEIVGDTREMINNKSCEQYKTTFQKFDMDVQNFNEQQEKSVGLMNLETNNSDMLFDVDGELRK; this is encoded by the exons atggctcttaagaaactGTGGGCGATACCAAAGGACGGTTACTTATTACTTCTTGACTATGATGATGAAGACGATGACATAAATTTTTTGGAGGAGGCTCATTCTGAAG aaaACGTAAGTTTCTCAGAGGAATGGCAGCGTTTTGCAAGTTCTGTAGAGACACCAATAGAAAACAGGAATTTGTTAAGTGGTGAACAGCAAGATGGGAATGCTTCAAAATTGGATCTTATGGAAG AACAGAATCCAGTAACTCATGATGATGAGAATGAAATTCCTGAAGAAATCGTTGGAGATACacg ggagaTGATCAACAACAAGTCGTGTGAGCAGTAtaaaactacatttcagaagtttgATATGGATGTCCAGAATTTCAATGAAcagcaagaaaaatcagtg ggtttgatgAACTTGGAGACCAACAACTCCGATATGctttttgatgtagatggtgaaTTGAGAAAATGA